A genome region from candidate division KSB1 bacterium includes the following:
- a CDS encoding GWxTD domain-containing protein: MKKLFICLFIVMIFKSGTAQFPYSQNQQARNMFGRDLFLYKLFNLADRQDSTKSRLDCHVALVNDILTFYKVNDAYRADFELSAVVYQGKDILAQKSLRDSIKVELFDKTNSRTPLHRYSMRFSLDPGKYKVLINLSDGKGNQLLEEEKNVELKDFSGRKLQVSSLIFADKADCNQDPPDIQPNLRDSFQDMNSSFSLFVHLATPQQGDSLRIETEVIHNDGQQVMNLTAVYPLKAADRLVDLCVSMKEYIRKPGEYRVVFRAQTENEKVVKRNRFSVFWGGAPGQGTDLNTAIEQLAVVVDNKSLDSMRTAQGERKRQLFERFWEQRDPTPDTEVNELKQEYYQRAEFAIRNFSEVKTGRVGWQTDRGRIYMKYGKPDDVERNRNSMTGPVTEIWTYEELSRRYIFVDRENNGVFRLYRIE; this comes from the coding sequence ATGAAAAAACTGTTTATTTGTTTGTTTATCGTAATGATCTTTAAATCAGGAACTGCACAGTTTCCGTATTCGCAAAATCAACAGGCCAGGAACATGTTTGGCCGGGATTTGTTTCTGTATAAATTGTTCAATCTTGCGGACCGCCAGGATTCCACAAAGAGCCGACTGGATTGCCACGTTGCACTGGTGAATGATATTCTGACATTTTATAAAGTGAATGATGCCTATCGCGCCGATTTTGAATTGAGCGCAGTGGTTTATCAGGGCAAAGATATTTTGGCGCAGAAAAGTCTGCGTGATTCTATTAAAGTCGAACTGTTTGATAAAACAAATTCCCGTACCCCTCTGCATCGATATTCTATGCGTTTCTCACTTGATCCTGGAAAATATAAAGTTCTGATCAATTTATCGGATGGAAAGGGCAATCAGTTGCTGGAGGAGGAAAAAAATGTCGAGCTGAAAGATTTTTCCGGACGTAAATTGCAGGTAAGCAGCCTGATTTTTGCGGATAAAGCTGATTGCAATCAGGACCCGCCGGATATTCAGCCTAATCTGCGGGACAGTTTTCAGGATATGAATTCGAGTTTTTCGCTTTTTGTTCATCTTGCAACGCCGCAACAGGGTGACAGTTTGCGAATTGAAACCGAGGTGATTCATAATGACGGTCAGCAAGTGATGAATCTGACTGCCGTTTATCCGTTAAAGGCAGCGGATCGGCTGGTCGATTTGTGCGTTTCTATGAAAGAATATATCCGGAAGCCCGGTGAATACCGTGTGGTGTTCCGGGCCCAGACTGAAAATGAAAAAGTTGTCAAACGCAACCGGTTCAGCGTATTCTGGGGCGGGGCTCCGGGACAAGGGACGGATTTGAATACAGCGATTGAACAGCTTGCGGTGGTGGTTGACAATAAAAGCCTGGACTCGATGCGGACGGCCCAGGGCGAACGCAAACGTCAACTGTTCGAACGCTTTTGGGAACAGCGGGACCCCACCCCGGACACCGAGGTCAATGAACTCAAACAGGAATATTATCAGAGGGCCGAGTTTGCAATTCGCAATTTTTCCGAGGTCAAGACAGGACGCGTTGGCTGGCAAACCGACCGGGGAAGAATTTATATGAAATACGGCAAGCCGGATGATGTTGAGAGAAATCGGAACAGCATGACCGGTCCTGTGACGGAAATATGGACATATGAAGAGTTGTCCCGCCGCTATATTTTTGTGGATCGGGAAAATAATGGCGTGTTCCGGTTGTATCGAATTGAATAA